One stretch of Arachis duranensis cultivar V14167 chromosome 1, aradu.V14167.gnm2.J7QH, whole genome shotgun sequence DNA includes these proteins:
- the LOC107488475 gene encoding dehydration-responsive element-binding protein 1E, with product MNKLRQSSFDEYISTCSSSEASSSNNNKSSPPNASIDYDEAITLASSRPKKRAGRRIFKETRHPVYRGVRRRNNNRWVCELRVPNTKSKRIWLGTYATPEMAARAHDVAALALRGKSACLNFADSAWRLLPLLPAPTDGAEEIRRMAAEAVKTVTVEDGYSNNRRPVSTGSAVTEYEVCSGESGVEEDVKKDLIVDTNNDDYYMHDWVRSMTEEPLRSPPPFFRYDFGSSSSHREWNDMEVDAEVSLWSFSI from the coding sequence ATGAACAAACTCAGACAGTCATCATTTGACGAGTACATATCCACGTGTTCCTCTTCGGAAGCGAGCTCATCCAACAATAACAAGTCATCGCCGCCAAATGCCTCCATCGACTACGACGAAGCGATAACGTTGGCGTCATCGAGGCCGAAGAAGCGTGCGGGGAGAAGAATCTTCAAGGAAACGAGGCACCCGGTGTACCGAGGAGTGCGTAGGAGGAACAACAACAGGTGGGTCTGCGAGCTTCGCGTTCCAAACACCAAGTCCAAACGGATATGGCTCGGGACCTACGCCACACCTGAGATGGCGGCGCGTGCCCACGACGTCGCCGCACTCGCGCTTCGCGGGAAGTCAGCCTGCCTCAACTTCGCAGACTCCGCCTGGCGACTACTCCCTTTGCTCCCGGCGCCTACTGATGGCGCCGAAGAGATAAGGAGAATGGCCGCCGAGGCTGTGAAGACAGTTACAGTTGAGGACGGTTATAGTAATAACCGACGTCCAGTAAGTACGGGCAGTGCGGTTACTGAGTACGAGGTTTGCAGCGGTGAGAGCGGGGTGGAAGAAGATGTAAAGAAGGATTTGATTGTTGATACTAACAATGATGATTATTACATGCATGATTGGGTTCGGAGCATGACGGAGGAGCCGTTACGATCTCCGCCTCCATTTTTCAGATACGATTTTGGCAGTAGCAGTAGTCATAGGGAATGGAATGATATGGAGGTTGATGCCGAGGTGTCACTGTGGAGCTTTTccatttga